The Elgaria multicarinata webbii isolate HBS135686 ecotype San Diego chromosome 13, rElgMul1.1.pri, whole genome shotgun sequence region gatgccggttatcccgggccaagggagggtttagccccctgtgtgtcatctggacgcacaggggtgagcccgggtatcagcccaggctaaaccctcatctagcaatggcccaagtgCTCCCATGGGAAGCTCATGATCACGATTTACGAGCCAGAGCTCCCATAAGAGGCTAAGAAGAGCGCTGAGGCTGGACcagaccgaggctccatctagtccggcactcggTTCACACCGCTGCTGAGAAGCTgtcgatcaggaacccacaagcaggacatgaatgcaacagcaccctcctgcccatgttccccagcaactgatgtacagaggcttgctgcctctgctactggaggtggcacatagctatcaggactaatagccgttgatagacttctcctccaggaatttccctaccaccaccaccaccagcattctgttcccactgtctctactactggaggtagcacatgtaagggatgggtgaatggaactggggctggcctgtcttttaacgtgttaattttattgttatggttacGTATgagaagccaaggggaggggggaaggagtcggaggaaaagaaactataaaatatacttgtggggggagttcagtgtggctggctgactccatggctgggtgatgtatgaactgtagttttagttttctggcttgcttttttggggttcttatatatatatgcatgttttaatagttttagttgctaatcccatgtaatctacccatttcctgaaataaatggtcttaaacctccaaattgtgagctgtgagtgtttgttctggggatctgtgctaaatccagtccaagggccagcttttgctggtgcgtgctcctttacagcacatagctatcaggactaatagccgttgatagacttctcctccaggaatttccctaccaccaccaccaccagcattctgttcccactgtctctactactggaggtagcacatgtaagggatgggtgaatggaactggggctggcctgtcttttaacgtgttaattttattgttatggttacGTATgagaagccaaggggaggggggaaggagtcggaggaaaagaaactataaaatatacttgtggggggagttcagtgtggctggctgactccatggctgggtgatgtatgaactgtagttttagttttctggcttgcttttttggggttcttatatatatatgcatgttttaatagttttagttgctaatcccatgtaatctacccatttcctgaaataaatggtcttaaacctccaaattgtgagctgtgagtgtttgttctggggatctgtgctaaatccagtccaagggccagcttttgctggtgcgtgctcctttacagcacatagctatcaggactaatagccgttgatagacttctcctccaggaatttccctaccaccaccaccaccagccgaTCTTtttaatctagtccagcattctgttcccactgtagccaaccagctgtctctgCTCATGGAGGTAGCCTTTAGCCACTAGGGCTGCtggccattgatcgccttctcctcatcttctttcccccctctcctctaaAGAGGGTAAACCCTTGTGTGCTGGGGGGAATGTTTCCAGGGCCAAAAGCAGGGATCCCCCTAAAAGGGCctatatttattatttcactttctcctgccagGATTACTTTCCTCACCCTTCATCCCCTGATCAAAGGCAAGATGAAATCCAAGTTGTCAGCAGTTCTGGATTGATGACCGCCTGTCCAATTCCTGCATCCGGCCCAGCCGTTGCCCTGGGGGTGCTGTGCGGTGGGCTTGCCGGCCTCAGCGGTGCAAAGTGATTGCTGACTCCAGCAAGGCCGCGCTGCTCCTTTGCCAAAAGACTGTCCCCTTTGTATCTGGGAGCTGCCTTGGGCCAGCTGCTGGCGTCCCCAGGGCGGCGCAAATGTCCGGCAGCTGTATCCAGGAATTGAGGCCCATTCTGCCCTCACACTGACACAATCCCTCCATTAATGTGGCCACGCAAACACCTGTGAGGTCCCAGCTGACGCCTGGTGTGCGAGCACTTTGGGCTTGTTTTTGATGTCTGGGGACGGGACGAGAGGTTGGTGTGATCAGGGCAGGGTCCAGTGGTGACCACGGCTTCCGAGGCTGGGAAATGACACAGCAAGGGGcttccagaataataataataataataataataataataataataataataataatatttcttacccgcccctccctttggatcgaggtggggaacaacattagtacaacaatacaatataaatcaaatgcataaaatgaatgaaaagagcatataaaaccaatacaatatcaaaataacaatcaagacatcttaaaatccttggtttaaaattcatctgggtaggcctgctggaagaggctagtctttatagatgtcttaaacttggagagagtgttaagttgatgaatctcctccggcaggcccttccacagtctgggggcagcagaaggaaaggtcctctggctaacagttgtcagcctagtttcagctgactgaagtaagttctccccagaggacctgaatgtgcagggcggattatacgggagaagctgatcctgcaggtaacctggacccaaaccatgtagggctttaaaggtaatgaccaacactttgtacttggcctggaaacaaattggcagccagtggagtgattttaaatgttggggtaatatggaCACCCCCTAggtgttccagtgaccaacctggctgccattttttgaactaaatgaagtttctgaactaggtacaaaagtagccctatgtacagcacattgcagaagttgaaccttgaggttaccagcgcgtgcaggACCCTCTTtaggccttccaactctaggGCCCACGCCGTCAGTCTAGCAAGGTGCAGGGACTTCAGCTCCACCGGGAAGGAATTTTTTGTTTGAGTCACCAATACAAAGCTGGATTTAGCCCCAGAATCTTTCCTGGGCcttgtggtttgttttaaaaaaagaggtttcgGAGCATGAGAAGAGAGCTTTCCCCTCACCTGCGGGGAACACCTGTGGGGAAGCAGAGCTCCCAAAGCACAGAGCGGCGGGTGGAGCCTGGGTCCCAGCCCCTATTATTAGACTTGGTTTGGACTTCAGCGCTTGAGTTATTTCTGCTGAATTGTTATTTCTTTGAAAATATGTGTAGCCTGCCTTCTAAGACAGCGCGGCTTCCAAACATAGGGACAAACAATACATACAGTACAAAATCCGTAATAGGAAGCCTGCGCAAGAGAAATCAAACAGGAAATGCTGCATTTGTTAACCGCTTTGGTGTTCCTAGTGAAGcataatagaaagaaagaaagaaagaaagaaagaaagaaagaaagaaagaaagaaagaaagaaagaaagacagacccGTGcgtttctttttcattctttatAATCTGCCTGGACAACgtttgttattgggcagattaaaaatgtaaaaaagaaagggaggcagaagggACCAAGACCGACGCCCCCCAGCCTGCCAGTGTCATGTGAGATTAGCTGGGGCTATTCTTCTGGCTGGCAGAAGAGAGGCGTGCCacggagcatgtgcagagagccCTTTCCTCGGCACACAAGGGGCGGGGGTCTTCGCACGAGGCGCACACCACCACATGTTTCCTGCGCAAGGATCGGGGCCGGCCGCTTCGCCCTCTGCttgcctgcccccccaccccccccacccccacccccacccccggtgccaCGACTGCAGCGCCTGCGAGAGGCCCCTGCGGCCGAGCCCGGGCAGCGCCTGGCCCTGGCCAGGGccggaggcggggagggggggcggagagCCGCggggccccctccccctccccctcccccttgcctggaGGCCGTGCCCGCTCCCGCCCCTCTCTACCCCTTCCTGCCCACTCCGCCCCTCcttcgctccctccctcctccctgcctccgcTCCCGCTCGGCGCCTCCAGCTTGCGCTGCGCCCGCCACTTCCAGGGGAAGCAGCTGGGCCGGCCGACGGCGTCgccacccgcccgcccgcccggagGACGCCCCGGCCGGCGGTGCCCGCGGCTGGTGCCCGGAGCAGCCACCTGCCCGCTGCGCCCGGCGGCGTGCTGAATGCCTGCTGGCCGCGCTCGGCCCCGGGGCCCCGCTGGGCCAGTCCGGAGCCGGGCCAGCCCGGAGCCCCGCTCGGCCGCCAGCCCGCGCCGCCCCAGTTGATCCGGGATGCCGCCCAGCGCCGCGGGCTACCTGCTGGCCGCGGCCGCCTTCTGCGGcttgccccgcgcccaggtaagGAGacgccggggtggggtggggcggggtggggcggcggGGGGCTCCAGGAGGGGCGGCCAGCCCGCCGGGGCCGAGGCGAGCCCAGCcccctcccgccgccgccgccgccgccctgggCGCCTTCAGGGGAGCGCCCGCGTCCCCTCCGAACGGGCCCCCGGCAGCCCTTTCCGCGCATCTCCGGGGAATGAAGCCCCGAGAGGTCGTCGGATGGTTGGGAAGGCAACGGGGAAGGAGTTCGGTCCACTTGGGCGGAGCGCGGGCTCTTCTCAAAGTCAGCCCCGGGTCCACTCCAGGCAAGGGACGCAGGGTGGGGATAAATCTGTCGGATGGGTTGAtttggtcttttttttaaaaaaaaagttcaaggaCTCCAAAGCAATgcgctctgcacatgttcagaagcaCTAAGAAAGGGCCATGGTGGCAGAGCCCCTGCTTCGCACGCAGACGGCTCTGTCTCCGGCAGCGCCTCCAGGAAGGGCGAGGAAAGAGTCCTGCCTGGGACccaggagagccgctgctgccggtCAGAGCTGACAATACTGAGCCAGGTGGACCATTGATACAAGGAGGCAGCTTCGCAGGTTACTGAAATGCCATCACTGAAAGTAGGCACTttctctgtacacacacacacacacacacacacacacggaactcTACAAGTCATACCTTTGCTGGAGGGGCCTGACTCTGTAGTCCACACGCATGGAAGTGGACGTGCGAGGCGCCTATCATGCTGGGCATAGCCATTTCACACACCACAGTTGcacaacttgatgttgtgcagacttctactgttactttctactgttagttttaccctaccctgtgcctgcttaccctaccctgtacctgtttgcattctcttcccctccttattgttttactatgattttattagattgtaagcctatgcggcagggtcttgctatttactgttttactctgtacagcaccatgtacattgatggtgctatataaataaataataataataataagttaggGGTTTTGAATTCCTGATATCTCACAGGGCTACGTTGCTAGTGCAACTTTAAAACAACAAGCAAGCATTGCCCCGCTGGCTTGTAAATCTGTGCAGGGCAggcactttccctccctccctcacacacagacacacacccccttGGACAGGCCAGACCCAGGGGTTTTCCTGCCCACAGTTCCTGTGTGGAAGGGGCCATAGGACTTTCCCCCTTGTCAGGGGCAAAGCCTGGGGTGCCAACAGGCTGCTGAACAACTTCATCCTTCCGGCTGCAGATGTGGGAGTGGAGGTGGAGACTTTCTCCCCGCTTTGACCATCAAAGCAGATTTAAATTAAACGCCTGTCTTTTTAAGCGCTGCTGGAAGTTTGGGAACCTAGCCGAATTTCTGCAAATAAGTGGCCCTGTTGGTTGACCTTCTAGTGACAGGCTCCCCCAGGAGAGATCAGTCCACTTAAGAGACTCCTGCTTGTCATTCAGTAGGGGGTCAGCAGAGCCGCGAAGGCACCTTGTGACAGAGCCCCAACTTCAAGGAGGGTGGTTTCATTCCTCCGCCCTGGACGCTGCAAAAGCTGGACTCTCCCTGCTCAGCTAATTCATCTGCGCCGTTTGATCCTTGTGTGTTTagaccaactttccccaacctagcaccctccaggtgtgttggactacaactcccatcatgcccagccagcttggccattgTAGCCAGCATGGGGTTGAAacgctattttatttttttacaatatattatttatttacaatgcaaagttcaacacatccggagggcaccaagttgggggaagttGACATGGACCAGCGGTGCATCACCTCCGGTCCCATGGGGCAAATCCAGTCCTCTTGGGGTCCCGATCCAGCCTCCTGGGGTTCTCCTGCCCTGGCCTTTCCCACTTGCCCGTGAGCACCAATTGTTTGCTGgatcccagcttttgtgcagctttctccattctgaaaggctgaaaggCCTCCGCGAAGGCTTTGGATGCTGGCAGGAAGAACCTGGAGCTAAAATAGGTTCGTATGCTTGGAATTTGGGGCCTTCCCCTTTTGCCCACTGCCCCGCGCACCACTGAACTGTGCCCCCTAGAgattctctggaatggaatttgtCCCTTGGGCAGAAACAGTTCCACATCTCTGATTTAGCCTGTGCGCTCCTCTTAGGCTCCCTCTTAGGCTCCTCCACAGAGCACCGGATCCATTGGCAGAGCTAGAGCAGCTATTACCCTGGTTGCCCCCTTTAGAATTGAAGGGAGAATTTAGGCAGGTGCAGCTTCTTCCGTGAACTTACTGGGCTGCCAGCATTATCTGGTCCAGGTCAGTCTGTTGGTGTCTGCAGTCTGTTGGCGCTTCCCaggataaataaatgtaaagggaGCCTCTGTTCAGGAATTCAGCCGCCTGCTTCGCTGGGGCTGGATCAGGAGGGCAAACGACTTCTTTTGCAGCTCTAGGAGTAGAGCTCGATCCCCACCTAGTGGCCGTTCACCAGCACAGCTGGTGCTCTGCAAGGTTTGATTAGTGCTTTGCAATCAAGACTCTGATTTCGCAGGTACAGGGCAGCCAGAGATGAGCTAGAAGtatgtggaaggaaggaagataagacaagacagacagacagatgagaTTTGTATCGAGATTGATTTAGCTTTGTAGCTGTGGGGTAGGTTTTGCTTGGATGTTACAATCCCAGACTCCGTCGCACTCCCTTTTCAGCGGTCCCTCATTCTCTTACAGCCGGTGTCTTCTTCCGACCAGTCAGCAGGTGGTGAGTGCTCCTCTTTGGATTTTTACTCTTCCGGTTTTTAGGTATGAATTTGGGGTCTTCACTGCATTGCAAAGCCTGAGGTTCGTCCTCCAGGGCCCCGCCCCAGCACACACAGAGTTAAGGAAATTGAGCAGGGGGGCACTTGTGAATCTCCAAAATAGTGGACACCAATTTacacaaaatttgcatatgttaatttatacatATCGTTGCAGAAGACTGaacaggtgacctatgtgccagcctgttcagtctgctgtccagggctAAAGTGAGTCCTTTCCAAGTGGTGGATGATGGCTGTTGTTTCCACAAAGGACtacctggtccagcattctgttcacacagtagttgACCAGGTGCCCATGGGAgacacacaagcaggacccaaacgcacccatttatttatttatttaaaacatttatatcccgcccaatatcaataagatctcagggctgcgtacagataaaagcatacagtataaaacagtaaatatacacagcttgttccccatgttccccagcaccctcccacccatgttccccagcaactggcgatcataggtatactgcctctgatactggagggagcacatcatccactgatggttctttatctttaaacctgacttaCACAGGCCAGTGTAagtcttcaccattctgcagccaagattattttcttggctcgtcgttttgaccatgtttctcctttgttgaaatctcttcattggcttccgatcccatatagaattcagtatacgcttcttttgctgacattcaaagcgtgccatggccttgcaccttcttatctttcctctctcattccaCTCTACCatcccctcgtaccctccgttcttcaaatgtcatgttgctctcctgcccaagagtctctaccgctcttgcccggcttcgcccattctctctggctgccccgtttgcttggaatgctctttcAGAGCAACTACGtgccacgagttccattgtagattttaaaacgcattggaaaactcatttgttttccatagcttttagtattttagcttgatctactgttcttatttctatgattattctcttatttctgttttgtgaaccccttccccccccccttcatatgttttaatgtgattttagattgtaagcctctaggcagggtgtcgctgttttatttgtatattttgtacagcaccaagtacattgttggagctatataaataaataaataaaaacaacaacagtccttccaatagaggacagtcctctgtaaaagcgGCCACATGGCCTAAGGTGCAGGACTTTGAATGTGGGGTAGTTTCGTTTTCTGGCTGCTGGGGGTGTTTCTGAGCAGCCCATGGAcggggcaggtgggtgggagggtgtggttGGCAGCGCCTGACTCCTCCCTCCTCCGCTCTGCAGTGGTGCCCTTTGAGGAAGTGTGGCGACGCAGCTACTGCCGGGCCCGGGAGACCCTGGTGGACGTCCTGCAGGAGTTCCCCCACGAAGCGGAGCACATTTTCAAGCCCCCGTGCGTCCCCGTCTGGCGATGTGCCGGGTGCTGCGGGGATGAGAGCCTGGAGTGTGTTGCCTTGGAGACCCGCACAGTCGAACTGCAGGTGGGGGCCTGGAGCAAGGCAGCCGTCGCCTTTCAGCTCCCCCAAATGGGAGCCTTGGGGCCCTCTGGCTCCCCCTGGGGGTTGCCCCCAGCCTCACCCCAGCTCTCACAGTGGCTGAGGCTTGTCCACACTTCTGGGAGACGGGCTGCACTTTCCCCTGAATGAAAGGCAGAGAGGCACACCTGATGCCGCCCGCAAGTTTACTTTTGGGCTGTTCTTTTCACCCGTGTTGCAGACACGGGGCTGACTGGAAGGGAGGAACAGCCGGAGGGACAACTCACACACACAGGCAAGCGGCTGGGTATTTCTGGGACATAGAATTGTGCAGTTGGAGGTGGGCCtgagaggccatctagtccagccccctgcttgaGGCAGCAGGAAAACCAGAGATAGAGCATACCCCACAGAGAACTGCCCAGACTCTACTTGAAGActacccaagacattttgcagcctgagggcACTGGCCCCTCCCATCCCCTGGACCTGGGAGTCATTGCCCTCTTGTATTGCTTGCAGCGTCGTCCATCTTTTCTTACACCATACAAAATCTAACTGTTTTGGAAACAAAACTAGTAGTAGCATAACCTGCCCAGATGTGGATGATTCTTAGCATTTCTCCTCCATCTTTTTATGTTCTCACGTGCCCAGTGGCACAAGAGGCAGGCTCAACACGCCTTCAGGGGTTGCTATTTTGCCACaccagtaatttttttaaaatctgggtgcttccaggcagagggccCTGGTGCTAGCAAGGAAAAGGCCACATGCAGCTGCTCCGTCTTTTTCTCTTTAAGGGATTTTTAGGGTCAAGGAAAatagatggaagaagtggtgggaaaacacaggtgtgtgtgtgtttacaaacagaagatgGCCTCATCTGGACACTGAACAAAATTCTGTGGGTGAGGCAGGGCGATGGCTCAgtgaaagcctcacctggaagcacctctgagagtgcaatcctatggtatGAGGCACAGCAGGGATGTATATGAGGGCTGCCTGGCTGAATGAGACCAAAGGTTACTCTTCCCCAGCGCTCCGTCTCTGCTAGTGGGTGGCAGGCCAGATACCCAGAGAAGCTGATGAGGTTGAAACAATAT contains the following coding sequences:
- the LOC134407768 gene encoding snake venom vascular endothelial growth factor toxin ICPP-like, with product MPPSAAGYLLAAAAFCGLPRAQPVSSSDQSAGVVPFEEVWRRSYCRARETLVDVLQEFPHEAEHIFKPPCVPVWRCAGCCGDESLECVALETRTVELQVVRVSPILGTTRQEELKFTEHTRCVCRPRRKRLKSERSHRIGAKRRPREPSSTSSTPLCKLPVVGRKDAPDGDQEEGLAETQTVPQPRRATFP